In the Paenibacillus sp. FSL R7-0337 genome, TGGATGCACTATTGTCCACTCTGCGGAATTTCTGGAACAGCTGCCCGATCTGATTCTTAGGAATCCCGAGTCCATGGTCCTGAATCCTCACCATAATGTTGCCCGGTTCGTTATGAAGCATGACCTTCACTTCACTTGCGCCCGGCGAGAACTTGATCGCATTGCTCAGCAGGTTGGTCAGCACCTGGATAATTTTATCCTTGTCTACTTCAACCTCTGGATTCAGAGCCTCATCCTCCAGCAGAATATGGTGGGTACCGCTCAGCTTGTACTGATCTATGACACTCAGGACCGTTTCACTAAGGTTGACCTTCTCCACATTGTACAGCTGTGTGCCGGACTCCATCCGCTGCAGGTCCAGGAAGTCGTTAATCAGCTCCGTCAGACGCTTGGCTTCCTTATGAATCGTCTCCAGATATTTCAGCTGCTTCTCCGGCTTCATCGTTTTGGACAGCAGCAGCTCCGTGAAGCCTAGTACACTCGACAGCGGAGTCCGCAGCTCATGGCTGACCGTGCTGACCAGTTCCGACTTCATCAGATCGAGCTCATATTCGCGGGTAATGTCACGGTGGACAAATAGCGTCCCCACCCGGACCTCCCGGCGGAAGACCGGTATGGCATAGGCATCCACATGCTTCAAGTCTTCCTTGCCGATAGAATACTTCATCGCACTGGAGTCAACGGTATGCTCGGACATCGCTTTCAGGTAAAAGCGCCCCAGCTCTTCGGATTCATTCACCCTGAGGGTGAAGTGCTCCATCCAGCGCTCCTTGGGAATCAGCATGCCTTCCGTCCAGTCCTCATAGCTGAACAATTGGCTCAGCGCCTTGTTGATGTGCTGAATGACGCCGTCCGTGCTGACAAACTGGATGCCCTCATTGACGTTGTTGACAATATCCTGATTCAGCTTGCGGCCATTCTCAATCTCCTCGTACATGAACAGGCGTTCAATGGCCAGGGCGACCCGGTTCATTATCCCCTGAATTTCACTGGTCTCTTCCTCTGTGAACGGATGTCCGATGCGGGTTCCGCAGAAGACCGCCAGAATCTCATCCTCCGCATTCACTACAGTTGTATAGTAGTCGTAACAATATACCTCATTGGCGGAGATTCCCTGCTCTCTGACCGAGCCTACCCGCTTCACCACATACGACTTTTCCACGCTCAGGCGGTACAGAATCTCCTTGCTGCCCTCACCGATGTACCGCTCCACATTCTCCGGCGGTACCCCTTTGACCACCGCTATCTTATCCTTGACCAGCAGGAAAAGACTGGAGTCGAACGAGAACAGACGGTTCATGAATTTGTTGAACTTTTCGGCGAATTCATGCTTGTCGAGCGTATAGGTAATTTCATGATTCAGCTGATTGTTAAGCTCCAGCATCATGGACGTCTGCTCCGTGCTTTTCAGCGTCTCCGCCAGCTCCTGCTGCACATTCTTCATTGAAGTAATATTATTGGCAATCAGGATATACTGGTATATCTGGCCTTCATCGTTCAAGTAAGGCATGATTGTCAGCTGCAGCCAGAGCGGCGAACCGTCCTTCGCCGCAAGCTTCGTCTCCCCGCTCCACACTCCGCCGGTCGACAGCTTGCGGATCATCTGCTCCACCTGGGAATCCGAAATATTATGCAGCTCAAACAACCGGTAGGTGTATCCGATAACCTCGGAGCTCTTGTACCCTGTATAGACGCTCAGATTATCATTCGTGTAAGTGAACACGCCTTTGTTCGACAGAATGCCGACGGCAGAGGTCTGATTCAGCGCCTTCATCATGCTCTCGATTTCACTGAGTGACCGCTCCAGCCTGTACTGCTGGTCCTGTAGCTCGTCCTGCTGGGCGTGCAGCTCTTCATTCTGCATCATCAGCTCTTCCTCTTTGTCCTGGATGCTATGGGCCATATTCAGGAAGGCGTCATAGAGCCGCCCGATCTCATCCTGCTTATGCAGCTTACCGAGCAGAACCGCATCCCCGGCAGCCAGCGAATTCGTTGCTTCCTCCAGCTTCACAATCGGATCGATGATAATTTTGAGCATCCGCCAGATCAGCAGGGTGAAGAACAGCAGCAACAAGGTACTAAGCAGAAAAGCAATGAAGGTGAATGTATCCGCCTGCCTGATGGAGCGTGAGTTCAGCTCATTCAGCAGCGCATCCGAATTGGTTTCGAATTGCTTGGTATAGCCCAGGTATTCGTTCACAGCCTTGGTGCTGCCGCTCTGGGACAAGCTCCGGATTCCCACGTAATCATTATTTTTCACCAGCCGCATCACTTCGGGCAAGGTCTGGCTTTTGTACTGTTCATAGAACACCTTAAGGTCATCTCTGTACCGGATTTCTTCAGCTGACAGCTTCAGGGAGGAGTACTGCTCCAGAATACCGTCAAGCCTCTTAAGCGCAGCGTTCAGCAGCGCAAGCTCATTGTCACTCTGAGTAGCCACATAACCTCTCGCCCGGAAAAAGACCTCGTTCAGCGTCACCGCCAGCTCGTTGATCGTCCCCGTCTTATGTTGCAGCATTTCACGTTTGTGATCCAGCTGTTCCTGCTGGACATTGATATAGAAGACAAGCCCGATTCCTCCCGCCATGATGGCAACGAACAGGAGCAGAAGAATCCGGTAATATTTC is a window encoding:
- a CDS encoding ATP-binding protein gives rise to the protein MRNLKLKLADRSIKTKYYRILLLLFVAIMAGGIGLVFYINVQQEQLDHKREMLQHKTGTINELAVTLNEVFFRARGYVATQSDNELALLNAALKRLDGILEQYSSLKLSAEEIRYRDDLKVFYEQYKSQTLPEVMRLVKNNDYVGIRSLSQSGSTKAVNEYLGYTKQFETNSDALLNELNSRSIRQADTFTFIAFLLSTLLLLFFTLLIWRMLKIIIDPIVKLEEATNSLAAGDAVLLGKLHKQDEIGRLYDAFLNMAHSIQDKEEELMMQNEELHAQQDELQDQQYRLERSLSEIESMMKALNQTSAVGILSNKGVFTYTNDNLSVYTGYKSSEVIGYTYRLFELHNISDSQVEQMIRKLSTGGVWSGETKLAAKDGSPLWLQLTIMPYLNDEGQIYQYILIANNITSMKNVQQELAETLKSTEQTSMMLELNNQLNHEITYTLDKHEFAEKFNKFMNRLFSFDSSLFLLVKDKIAVVKGVPPENVERYIGEGSKEILYRLSVEKSYVVKRVGSVREQGISANEVYCYDYYTTVVNAEDEILAVFCGTRIGHPFTEEETSEIQGIMNRVALAIERLFMYEEIENGRKLNQDIVNNVNEGIQFVSTDGVIQHINKALSQLFSYEDWTEGMLIPKERWMEHFTLRVNESEELGRFYLKAMSEHTVDSSAMKYSIGKEDLKHVDAYAIPVFRREVRVGTLFVHRDITREYELDLMKSELVSTVSHELRTPLSSVLGFTELLLSKTMKPEKQLKYLETIHKEAKRLTELINDFLDLQRMESGTQLYNVEKVNLSETVLSVIDQYKLSGTHHILLEDEALNPEVEVDKDKIIQVLTNLLSNAIKFSPGASEVKVMLHNEPGNIMVRIQDHGLGIPKNQIGQLFQKFRRVDNSASKRIGGTGLGLAICKEIIEKQKGTIGIESVEGEGSTVWFRLPLMQAETGHPEEEPSHRWNASKEQKPNVMIVEDDYSLSLLLSEELKGKGFRVTHHYHPQKAFDQAVKTPFVAIIVDLMLGDELDGWDLICMLKNDPRTEKVPIVISSALDKDNKSMMDNVRKYLTKPYPPGELSGTLQEIVDIQLKTGEVLFPDNGEAGHGSALGES